Proteins from a single region of Kineosporia corallincola:
- the sigM gene encoding RNA polymerase sigma factor SigM, whose protein sequence is MSDDGEVDDRRLIAAHLTGDPDAFAMIVRRHADRLWAVALRTTGDPEEAADAVQDAMVSALRYADHYRGDAAVSTWLHRIVVNAALDRLRRRAARPSVPLGERDVMGNRDEHGATVARLDVRAALAKLPDAQRVALVLVDLEDVPVAEAAQLLGVAEGTVKSRCSRARVALAQILRGQPPAPAGPPHRPPARQSHDRQSGRGTTASPGFIGDARPSPYRNDPYESETDGRTGNPRGAGSVRSDEPPRGRSRAGEGW, encoded by the coding sequence GTGAGTGACGACGGCGAGGTCGACGACCGTCGTCTGATCGCCGCCCATCTCACCGGCGACCCGGACGCCTTCGCGATGATCGTCCGGCGGCATGCCGACCGGCTCTGGGCAGTCGCACTGCGAACCACGGGAGACCCGGAAGAGGCGGCAGACGCCGTTCAGGACGCGATGGTCTCGGCGCTGCGGTACGCCGACCACTACCGGGGAGACGCGGCGGTCTCCACCTGGCTGCACCGGATCGTGGTGAACGCCGCCCTGGACCGGTTACGCCGGCGCGCGGCTCGCCCGAGTGTCCCCCTGGGCGAGCGCGACGTGATGGGCAACCGCGACGAGCACGGCGCCACGGTCGCGCGTCTCGACGTGCGTGCCGCTCTGGCCAAGCTCCCCGACGCCCAGCGGGTGGCCCTGGTACTGGTCGATCTGGAAGACGTCCCGGTGGCCGAGGCGGCCCAGCTGCTCGGTGTGGCGGAAGGCACGGTCAAGTCGCGCTGCTCCCGTGCGAGGGTGGCGCTGGCCCAGATCCTGCGCGGCCAGCCGCCTGCACCGGCCGGTCCACCGCACCGTCCTCCCGCACGTCAGAGCCATGATCGGCAGAGCGGGCGAGGCACCACCGCGTCACCGGGTTTCATCGGCGACGCACGCCCCAGTCCCTATCGCAACGACCCTTACGAGTCCGAAACCGACGGACGCACCGGGAACCCCAGAGGCGCCGGCAGCGTCAGATCCGACGAACCGCCACGAGGACGCAGCCGAGCAGGAGAGGGGTGGTGA